In Amycolatopsis methanolica 239, a single genomic region encodes these proteins:
- a CDS encoding ATP-binding protein encodes MFGSGGRRKAGKSDPSGAAQWPPQPGRAPAKQGRRLPGEQAIPTYTPSISLRTIDGHLVRTENEVYAWYRLAPQRWSFRSDSQRRDLIAAIAGQYAELQGRWLHLRVTTRPYPIRMWAEAHVHNAIRRPPDVPGALSFDDYLIGEQQQLLGRSMAEKEVYIGVQVQTRRVVDRAVERAAPLLRRILPEAVDAELAALDSEVEHLDQVIGSSGLEGRPVHAEEMSWLMHRSCSLGLPAPRHLPAVPGAAWEPEDLASFTDAADFHAEPYAPTLTVRGRTGSNAGVQRHLAVLTVGQMHGLQIPEVDDPWVQHADRLPASVEWSARIYVRRPEEVAGELQRQMNKVRSQVKHYTDEHELEPPQSLARQATRVLEIDDEMTSGFTALATRVRSWWRLAVSGDSEREALRLAQQLLDLYKPKIAIEHPEAQYALAREFIPGEPLSSSAYMRRGSVVWAAAAVPTATAEVGDRRGILLGETVTATRRPVAWDPWMAQEIRDGSGLTAMVAGLGGGKSFLGGGIVYKTLRAGAHWTLLDPSGPLARLCDLPEIRPYARPINLLNAQPGILNPYRVVAEPLLEHFMDEEDPERAWRRERALAGATRRRLVLDVLTGVLPYEVARMPQSRIVLLRAVRAVGGRYDADPGQVIDALRRDSSEHHEHAVVVADFLDEMRERMSLLIPESDADPYSETRDDRLTVLTMAGLTLPKDGVGREHWTDAEALGVEMLNLAAWLTQRSVYEKPKDLRKGVWIDEAFFLSEVPTGRVLMNRFARDSRKWNVRVLLSSQIPADFLKIQGFVALLDSVFVGRLDDDEAQADALRLLKVPVGVGYEQVVASLGRRPGAQRGLERDREPRQFIFGDGAGGVERIRVDFSGPHLAHLRASLDTTPGSKDALPADTHARDAEAPREQQHVAAPPPDDELEPDLELAAERDLGLTEEQILAEDVPGSGGPAAGAAEGERAGAGKRGGWDAA; translated from the coding sequence TTGTTCGGAAGCGGCGGACGCCGGAAGGCCGGGAAGTCCGACCCGAGCGGGGCTGCGCAGTGGCCGCCGCAGCCGGGTCGCGCCCCCGCCAAGCAGGGCCGCCGGCTCCCCGGTGAGCAGGCGATTCCCACCTATACCCCGTCGATCTCCCTGCGAACCATCGACGGGCACCTGGTGCGCACCGAGAACGAGGTCTACGCCTGGTACCGGCTGGCGCCGCAGCGGTGGTCGTTCCGGTCGGACTCGCAGCGGCGCGACCTGATCGCCGCGATCGCCGGCCAGTACGCCGAGTTGCAGGGCCGCTGGCTGCACCTGCGCGTCACCACCCGCCCGTACCCGATCCGGATGTGGGCCGAGGCGCACGTCCACAACGCCATCCGCCGCCCGCCGGACGTGCCGGGCGCGCTGTCGTTCGACGACTACCTGATCGGCGAGCAGCAGCAGCTGCTCGGCCGGTCGATGGCGGAGAAAGAGGTCTACATCGGGGTGCAGGTGCAGACCCGGCGGGTCGTCGACCGCGCGGTCGAGCGCGCCGCCCCGCTGCTCCGCCGCATCCTGCCCGAGGCCGTCGACGCCGAGCTGGCGGCGCTGGACTCCGAGGTCGAGCACCTGGACCAGGTGATCGGATCGTCCGGCCTGGAGGGCCGCCCGGTGCACGCCGAGGAGATGTCCTGGCTGATGCACCGCTCGTGCTCGCTCGGCCTGCCCGCGCCGCGGCACCTGCCCGCCGTGCCCGGCGCGGCGTGGGAGCCGGAGGACCTGGCCAGCTTCACCGACGCGGCGGACTTCCACGCCGAGCCGTACGCCCCGACGCTCACCGTGCGCGGCCGCACCGGGTCGAACGCCGGGGTGCAGCGGCACCTCGCGGTGCTGACCGTCGGGCAGATGCACGGTCTGCAGATCCCCGAGGTCGACGACCCGTGGGTGCAGCACGCCGACCGGCTGCCCGCCTCGGTGGAGTGGTCGGCCCGCATCTACGTGCGCCGCCCCGAGGAGGTGGCCGGCGAGCTGCAGCGGCAGATGAACAAGGTGCGCTCGCAGGTCAAGCACTACACCGACGAGCACGAGCTGGAGCCGCCGCAGTCGCTGGCGCGGCAGGCGACCCGCGTGCTGGAGATCGACGACGAGATGACGTCCGGCTTCACGGCGCTGGCCACGCGCGTGCGGTCGTGGTGGCGGCTGGCGGTCTCCGGCGACAGCGAGCGCGAGGCGCTGCGGCTGGCCCAGCAGCTGCTCGACCTGTACAAGCCGAAGATCGCGATCGAGCACCCGGAGGCGCAGTACGCGCTGGCGCGGGAGTTCATCCCGGGCGAGCCGCTGTCCTCGTCGGCGTACATGCGCCGCGGTTCGGTCGTGTGGGCCGCGGCGGCGGTGCCGACGGCCACGGCCGAGGTCGGCGACCGGCGGGGCATCCTGCTCGGCGAGACGGTCACCGCCACCCGGCGCCCGGTGGCCTGGGACCCGTGGATGGCGCAGGAGATCCGGGACGGGTCCGGTCTGACCGCGATGGTCGCCGGTCTCGGTGGCGGCAAGTCGTTCCTCGGCGGCGGCATCGTCTACAAGACGCTGCGGGCCGGGGCGCACTGGACGCTGCTGGACCCGTCCGGCCCGCTGGCCCGGTTGTGCGACCTGCCGGAGATCCGGCCGTACGCGCGGCCCATCAACTTGCTGAATGCACAACCCGGCATCCTGAACCCGTACCGCGTGGTGGCCGAGCCGCTGCTCGAGCACTTCATGGACGAGGAGGACCCGGAGCGGGCGTGGCGGCGGGAGCGTGCGCTGGCCGGCGCGACCCGGCGGCGGCTCGTGCTGGACGTGCTCACCGGCGTGCTGCCGTACGAGGTCGCGCGGATGCCGCAGAGCCGGATCGTGCTGCTCCGGGCGGTGCGGGCCGTCGGCGGCCGGTATGACGCCGACCCCGGCCAGGTGATCGATGCGCTGCGCCGGGACTCCAGCGAGCATCACGAGCACGCGGTGGTGGTGGCGGACTTCCTGGACGAGATGCGCGAGCGCATGTCGCTGCTGATCCCGGAGAGCGACGCCGACCCGTACTCGGAGACGCGGGACGACCGGCTGACGGTGCTGACGATGGCCGGGCTGACGCTGCCGAAGGACGGTGTCGGCCGCGAGCACTGGACCGACGCCGAGGCGTTGGGTGTCGAGATGCTGAACCTGGCGGCGTGGCTGACGCAGCGGTCGGTGTACGAGAAGCCGAAGGACCTGCGCAAGGGTGTGTGGATCGACGAGGCGTTCTTCCTGTCCGAGGTGCCGACGGGGCGGGTGCTGATGAACCGGTTCGCGCGTGACTCGCGGAAGTGGAACGTCCGGGTGCTGCTGTCGTCGCAGATCCCGGCGGACTTCCTGAAGATCCAGGGCTTCGTCGCGCTGCTGGACTCGGTGTTCGTCGGGCGCCTCGACGACGACGAGGCGCAGGCCGACGCGCTGCGGTTGCTGAAGGTGCCGGTCGGGGTCGGGTACGAGCAAGTGGTCGCGTCGCTGGGCAGGCGGCCCGGTGCGCAGCGCGGCCTGGAGCGCGATCGCGAGCCGAGGCAGTTCATCTTCGGCGACGGCGCCGGCGGGGTGGAGCGGATCCGGGTGGACTTCTCCGGGCCGCACCTGGCCCACCTGCGCGCGTCGCTGGACACGACGCCGGGTTCGAAGGACGCCCTGCCCGCGGACACGCACGCCCGGGACGCGGAGGCGCCGCGCGAGCAGCAGCACGTGGCGGCCCCGCCACCGGACGACGAGCTTGAGCCGGACCTGGAGCTTGCCGCCGAGCGCGATCTGGGGCTCACGGAGGAGCAGATCCTCGCCGAGGACGTGCCGGGCTCCGGCGGTCCCGCGGCGGGCGCCGCCGAGGGCGAACGAGCCGGTGCGGGCAAGCGCGGCGGCTGGGACGCCGCATGA
- a CDS encoding C40 family peptidase, which translates to MRLGVLVGVLVAVLFAGVATVGVVTKVVSDQQQAQMQAAYTNVSCDAAIGPSVPGTDQGAAQAGKLNDEQRYIISQIIEIGKQRGLSPRAWQIAIQAGMTESGMRNLNYGDRDSLGIFQMRPSMGWGTVAQLQDIPYQINKFYNVLLTVPDWDKQRPGASAQDVERSAFPERYHKWEQMAAHLVENLGQVADMVGCGQSAGLVLPPNNAAAAAIQFALGEQGKPYVWGATGPNSYDCSGLMLRAYEAAGITLSRVSRDQYKNGAMLPVRDAQPGDLLFWAYDPSNPATIHHVAMYLGDGKIVEAQQTGVPVHTRKVSWNEDELVPQAVRPGV; encoded by the coding sequence ATGCGGCTGGGTGTCCTCGTCGGCGTTCTCGTCGCCGTCCTCTTCGCCGGGGTCGCGACCGTCGGTGTCGTGACGAAGGTCGTCAGCGACCAGCAGCAGGCCCAGATGCAGGCCGCCTACACCAACGTCAGCTGCGACGCGGCGATCGGCCCGAGCGTGCCGGGCACCGACCAAGGTGCCGCGCAGGCCGGGAAGCTCAACGACGAGCAGCGCTACATCATCAGCCAGATCATCGAGATCGGCAAGCAGCGCGGCCTGTCGCCGCGCGCGTGGCAGATCGCGATCCAGGCCGGCATGACCGAGTCCGGCATGCGGAACCTGAACTACGGCGACCGCGACTCGCTGGGCATCTTCCAGATGCGCCCGTCGATGGGCTGGGGCACGGTCGCGCAGCTGCAGGACATCCCGTACCAGATCAACAAGTTCTACAACGTCCTGCTCACCGTGCCGGACTGGGACAAGCAGCGTCCCGGCGCGTCGGCGCAGGACGTCGAGCGGTCCGCGTTCCCCGAGCGCTACCACAAGTGGGAGCAGATGGCGGCCCACCTGGTCGAGAACCTGGGCCAGGTCGCGGACATGGTCGGCTGCGGGCAGAGCGCGGGCCTGGTGCTGCCGCCGAACAACGCCGCGGCCGCCGCGATCCAGTTCGCGCTGGGGGAGCAGGGCAAGCCGTACGTGTGGGGCGCGACGGGGCCGAACTCCTACGACTGCTCCGGCTTGATGCTGCGGGCCTACGAGGCGGCGGGCATCACGCTCAGCCGGGTGTCGCGGGACCAGTACAAGAACGGCGCGATGCTTCCCGTGCGTGACGCCCAGCCCGGTGACCTGCTCTTCTGGGCGTACGACCCGTCGAACCCGGCGACCATCCACCACGTCGCGATGTACCTTGGCGACGGGAAGATCGTGGAGGCCCAGCAGACCGGCGTGCCGGTGCACACCCGGAAGGTTTCCTGGAACGAAGACGAGCTTGTGCCGCAGGCAGTCCGGCCCGGCGTGTAG
- a CDS encoding SCO5389 family protein, translating to MSLDVPADLLARAESGEVSDAEFVACVRDSLPYAWQVISEVAADLEGGAADFADHATPPPSEKERGQLLRALASDAIRGGLERHFGMKLAFQNCHRVAAFRPAAVDSDAYREFISPAGQLRNQSPALRDC from the coding sequence ATGTCCCTCGATGTACCCGCCGACCTGCTCGCCCGCGCCGAATCCGGTGAGGTGAGCGACGCCGAGTTCGTCGCCTGCGTGCGCGACTCGCTGCCCTACGCGTGGCAGGTGATCAGCGAAGTGGCCGCGGACCTCGAGGGCGGCGCCGCCGACTTCGCCGACCACGCGACCCCGCCGCCGAGCGAGAAGGAGCGGGGCCAGCTGCTGCGGGCGCTGGCTTCGGACGCGATCCGCGGTGGGCTGGAGCGGCACTTCGGCATGAAGCTGGCGTTCCAGAACTGCCACCGCGTCGCGGCCTTCCGCCCGGCCGCCGTGGACAGCGACGCGTACCGGGAGTTCATCTCGCCGGCCGGCCAGCTGCGCAACCAGAGCCCCGCACTGCGCGACTGCTGA
- a CDS encoding ATP-binding protein, which produces MKVAFVGKGGSGKTTLTSLFAAYLTGSGHPVLAIDADINQHLAVALGASAEEAAALPTLGEHLPLIKDWLRGDNPRITSAEAMIKTTPPGRGSRLVRPFEDNPVFAACFRDVAGVRLGVTGQFTEDDLGVACYHSKVGAAELLLNHLVDDTGEYVVMDMTAGADAFASGLFTRFDVTFLVCEPTLRSVGVYRQYAEYARDFGVRLAVVGNKVTDDEDVEFLRDQLGSDLLCWLSGSSHVRAAERGRARPITALEPHNLDALATIQSTVDATPRDWAKFHRQAVEFHLRNARSWGNERAGVDLAEQVDPEFVPGPPALAGA; this is translated from the coding sequence GTGAAAGTCGCCTTTGTCGGCAAGGGCGGAAGCGGGAAGACGACGCTGACCTCCCTGTTCGCTGCTTATCTCACCGGTTCCGGCCACCCCGTCCTGGCCATCGACGCCGACATCAACCAGCACCTCGCCGTCGCGCTGGGTGCCTCCGCGGAGGAGGCGGCCGCGCTGCCGACGCTCGGCGAGCACCTCCCCCTGATCAAGGACTGGCTGCGCGGCGACAACCCGCGGATCACGAGCGCCGAGGCGATGATCAAGACGACGCCGCCGGGGCGCGGTTCGCGGCTGGTGCGGCCGTTCGAGGACAACCCGGTCTTCGCGGCGTGCTTCCGCGACGTCGCCGGGGTGCGGCTGGGCGTGACCGGACAGTTCACCGAGGACGACCTGGGGGTGGCCTGCTACCACTCGAAGGTCGGCGCGGCGGAGCTGCTGCTGAACCACCTGGTCGACGACACGGGCGAGTACGTGGTGATGGACATGACCGCCGGGGCCGACGCGTTCGCCTCCGGCCTGTTCACCCGCTTCGACGTGACGTTCCTGGTGTGCGAGCCGACGCTGCGCAGCGTCGGCGTGTACCGGCAGTACGCCGAGTACGCGCGTGACTTCGGCGTGCGGCTCGCGGTGGTCGGGAACAAGGTCACCGACGACGAGGACGTCGAGTTCCTGCGCGACCAGCTGGGTTCGGACCTGCTGTGCTGGCTGTCCGGATCGTCGCACGTGCGCGCCGCCGAGCGCGGCCGGGCGCGGCCGATCACCGCGCTTGAGCCGCACAACCTGGACGCCCTCGCCACCATCCAGTCCACTGTGGATGCCACACCGCGGGACTGGGCGAAGTTCCACCGCCAGGCCGTCGAGTTCCACCTGCGCAACGCCCGGTCGTGGGGCAACGAGCGCGCGGGAGTGGACCTGGCCGAGCAGGTGGACCCCGAGTTCGTGCCCGGCCCGCCAGCGCTGGCCGGGGCGTAG
- a CDS encoding RNB domain-containing ribonuclease, with translation MPHLVTSTNSADGGFARLRAEFELPEDFDPAVLAEAEGVVMDPSGLTADRADATELPLVTLDPPGAKDLDQAILIERRAGGFRVHYAIADLAAFVAPGGPIDREARRRGQTLYLPDGTVPLHPPVLSEGAASLLPREVRPAVLWTLDLDRDGELARATVRRALVRSTEQLDYATEDPAAPHPSIAALPELGTLRRELAVRRGAVEPQLPDRIIGANGGDWVLGMRPRTRLEAWNAEISLLTGMAAARMMIDAKIGLLRTLPEPDAETLNWLRGAAPALGIGWPGGTSVAELLAGLDPAQPESMAFYTDTTRLLRGAGYTTFDGELPEVVTHAGIGAPYAHVTAPIRRLADRFATEVCLAVSAGDPVPAWTRSALTELPGLMSASDLLAARVEKACLDQVEAWMLADRVGEAFEAVVLRAEENRAEILLADPPVMARCAGENLPEGRRISVRLTAVDVDKRKVSFERA, from the coding sequence GTGCCCCACCTCGTGACCAGCACGAACTCGGCGGACGGCGGGTTCGCCCGGCTGCGCGCCGAGTTCGAGCTGCCGGAGGACTTCGACCCGGCCGTACTGGCCGAGGCCGAGGGCGTCGTGATGGACCCGTCCGGACTGACCGCCGACCGCGCCGACGCGACCGAACTGCCCCTGGTCACGCTCGATCCGCCCGGCGCGAAGGACCTCGACCAGGCCATCCTCATCGAGCGGCGTGCCGGCGGCTTCCGCGTGCACTACGCGATCGCCGACCTCGCCGCGTTCGTCGCGCCGGGCGGCCCGATCGACCGTGAGGCCCGTCGCCGCGGCCAGACCCTCTACCTGCCCGACGGCACCGTGCCGCTGCACCCGCCGGTGCTGTCCGAGGGCGCGGCGAGCCTGCTGCCGCGCGAGGTCCGGCCCGCCGTGCTGTGGACCCTCGACCTCGACCGCGACGGCGAACTCGCGCGCGCCACCGTGCGCCGCGCGCTCGTCCGCTCCACCGAACAACTCGACTACGCGACCGAGGACCCGGCCGCGCCGCACCCGTCGATCGCCGCCCTGCCCGAGCTGGGCACGCTCCGCCGCGAACTGGCGGTGCGCCGCGGCGCGGTCGAACCGCAGCTGCCCGACCGGATCATCGGCGCGAACGGTGGCGACTGGGTGCTCGGTATGCGGCCGCGCACGAGACTCGAGGCCTGGAACGCCGAGATCTCCCTGCTCACCGGGATGGCCGCGGCGCGGATGATGATCGACGCGAAGATCGGCCTGCTGCGCACCCTGCCCGAGCCGGACGCCGAAACCCTCAACTGGCTGCGCGGCGCGGCCCCCGCGCTGGGCATCGGCTGGCCCGGCGGGACGAGCGTGGCCGAGCTCCTCGCCGGGCTCGATCCGGCCCAGCCGGAGTCGATGGCCTTCTACACCGACACCACCCGCCTGCTGCGCGGCGCCGGATACACCACCTTCGACGGCGAACTGCCCGAGGTCGTCACGCACGCCGGCATCGGCGCCCCGTACGCGCACGTCACCGCCCCCATCCGGCGGCTGGCGGACCGGTTCGCCACCGAGGTCTGCCTGGCTGTCAGTGCCGGCGATCCGGTTCCCGCGTGGACCCGCAGCGCGCTGACCGAGCTGCCCGGCCTGATGAGCGCGTCGGACCTGCTCGCCGCGCGGGTGGAGAAGGCCTGTCTGGACCAGGTCGAGGCGTGGATGCTGGCCGACCGCGTCGGCGAGGCCTTCGAGGCGGTCGTCCTGCGGGCGGAGGAGAACCGCGCGGAGATCCTGCTGGCCGATCCGCCGGTGATGGCGCGGTGTGCGGGGGAGAACCTGCCGGAGGGCCGCCGCATCAGCGTCCGGCTCACCGCCGTGGACGTCGACAAGCGGAAGGTGTCGTTCGAGCGGGCATGA
- a CDS encoding DUF4326 domain-containing protein, with product MSDWTDEERDLARRVRDGHAVVVNVRKSGPHKHLVPWLVEHDLITYIGHRGNRHSWPESDFANPFVKEGKTDRAAMVRHYREYLDGRPDLLARLDELSGRVLGCWCAPEPCHGDVLLEHLEGDR from the coding sequence ATGAGCGACTGGACCGACGAGGAACGCGACCTGGCGCGCCGCGTGCGCGACGGCCACGCGGTGGTCGTCAACGTGCGGAAATCGGGCCCGCACAAGCACCTCGTACCGTGGCTGGTGGAGCACGACCTGATCACCTACATCGGGCACAGGGGCAACCGGCACTCCTGGCCGGAGTCCGACTTCGCGAACCCGTTCGTCAAGGAGGGCAAGACCGACCGCGCCGCCATGGTTCGCCACTACCGCGAGTACCTGGACGGGCGACCGGACCTGCTGGCCCGGCTGGACGAACTGTCCGGCCGGGTGTTGGGCTGCTGGTGCGCGCCGGAACCCTGCCACGGCGACGTCCTGCTGGAACACCTCGAAGGAGACCGATGA
- a CDS encoding helical backbone metal receptor yields MTLFDDLGEDVPLRGTPQRVVSLVPALTEAVEATVPGRIAGATDYCTHPDSLQVSRVGGSKYPKVDDVLALRPDLVLANSEENRPEDVERLRANGVPVWVMEAPATVPHALASLRRLLTQAFEVSEPDWLVTAEELWREAAPERVRAVIPVWRKPWIVLGRDTFGGDVLHRLGVANVYADHEDRYPRPKIDELRARFADGADLLVLPDEPYLFTDIDGPEAFPDVPYVLVSGRYLTWYGPSLVDAHRELSVAFSAW; encoded by the coding sequence ATGACGCTGTTCGACGACCTCGGGGAGGACGTGCCGCTGCGTGGCACGCCCCAGCGCGTGGTCTCGCTGGTCCCGGCGCTGACGGAAGCGGTCGAGGCGACCGTGCCGGGCCGCATCGCCGGCGCCACCGACTACTGCACCCATCCGGACAGCCTCCAGGTCTCCCGGGTGGGCGGCTCGAAGTACCCGAAGGTCGACGACGTCCTCGCGCTGCGCCCGGACCTGGTGCTCGCCAACTCCGAGGAGAACCGCCCTGAGGACGTGGAACGCCTGCGTGCCAACGGGGTTCCGGTGTGGGTGATGGAGGCGCCGGCGACCGTTCCGCACGCGCTGGCGTCGCTGCGCCGCCTGCTGACCCAGGCGTTCGAAGTGTCCGAACCGGACTGGCTGGTGACCGCCGAGGAGCTGTGGCGGGAGGCGGCGCCCGAGCGCGTGCGGGCCGTGATCCCGGTGTGGCGCAAGCCGTGGATCGTGCTCGGCCGGGACACGTTCGGCGGCGACGTGCTGCACCGCCTCGGCGTCGCCAACGTCTACGCCGACCACGAAGACCGGTACCCGCGCCCGAAGATCGACGAGCTGCGGGCGCGGTTCGCCGACGGCGCGGACCTGCTGGTGCTGCCGGACGAGCCGTACCTGTTCACCGACATCGACGGCCCCGAGGCGTTCCCGGACGTGCCGTACGTGCTGGTCTCCGGTCGTTACCTGACCTGGTACGGACCGTCCCTCGTGGACGCCCATCGCGAGCTGTCGGTGGCGTTCAGCGCCTGGTGA
- a CDS encoding cache domain-containing protein — MNDTLAGEDIAEEVSGIVEGVFGRLAPAVAAATAILGRPGPVRAADLDALRPDVLAALGERVVGAGFIAAPDALADQRFGFEWWTCTPGGPPAQLFISLDPASDHFLDYTRQSWFTVPRDSGRRHITGPYVDYLCTDEYTLTFTVPVLRDGAFAGVVGADVFVHEFERLLLPKLRRVDGRAAVINAQGRVIAANTARQATGSLVRDPDIASWWNGGAQPVRDADTVLLRCGDAPIALLVTRR, encoded by the coding sequence GTGAACGACACGCTGGCCGGCGAAGACATCGCCGAAGAGGTGTCCGGCATCGTCGAGGGCGTCTTCGGGCGGCTGGCGCCCGCCGTCGCCGCGGCCACCGCGATCCTCGGCAGACCGGGCCCGGTCCGCGCCGCCGACCTGGACGCGCTGCGCCCCGACGTGCTCGCGGCGCTGGGGGAACGGGTGGTCGGCGCCGGTTTCATCGCCGCCCCGGACGCGCTCGCCGACCAGCGCTTCGGGTTCGAATGGTGGACCTGCACGCCGGGCGGGCCGCCCGCGCAGCTGTTCATCAGCCTCGACCCGGCCAGCGACCACTTCCTGGACTACACGCGGCAGTCGTGGTTCACCGTGCCGCGGGATTCCGGTCGCCGCCACATCACCGGGCCGTACGTCGACTACCTGTGCACCGACGAGTACACGCTGACCTTCACCGTCCCGGTGCTGCGCGACGGCGCGTTCGCCGGGGTCGTCGGCGCGGACGTGTTCGTGCACGAGTTCGAGCGGCTGCTGCTGCCGAAGCTGCGGCGCGTCGACGGACGGGCGGCGGTGATCAACGCGCAGGGCCGCGTGATCGCCGCCAACACCGCCCGTCAGGCGACCGGTTCGCTGGTGCGGGATCCGGACATCGCGTCCTGGTGGAACGGCGGCGCGCAGCCGGTGCGCGACGCGGACACGGTGCTGCTCCGCTGCGGTGACGCGCCGATCGCGCTGCTGGTCACCAGGCGCTGA
- a CDS encoding FadR/GntR family transcriptional regulator: MRRPLTSPSARSVLFAPLDQTGRAKLVARRLVDAITLGVLADQEQLPSEAELAEQFGVSTVTVREALVALRQQGLVQTKRGRGGGSFVCAPPEENDETWRARLREVSLSELRDIGDDYVAIAGAAARLAAERSSTEDIARLQLAAEDMDGAAGTAAARAERQFHLEVAAASQSPRLTHQEIRLQSEQGALLWLPLGHHDPVTACTEHRAIAAAIAQADGELARKLTEQHILDTIDRLGEVHLDLLGS; encoded by the coding sequence ATGCGAAGGCCGTTGACGTCCCCCAGCGCGCGATCAGTCCTGTTCGCGCCCCTGGACCAGACCGGGCGGGCCAAGCTCGTCGCCCGGCGGCTGGTGGACGCGATCACGCTGGGTGTCCTCGCCGACCAGGAGCAACTGCCGAGCGAGGCCGAGCTCGCCGAGCAGTTCGGGGTGTCGACCGTGACCGTGCGGGAGGCGCTGGTGGCCCTGCGGCAGCAGGGTCTGGTGCAGACGAAGAGAGGCCGCGGCGGCGGCAGCTTCGTCTGCGCGCCGCCGGAGGAGAACGACGAGACGTGGCGGGCGCGCCTGCGCGAGGTCTCGCTCAGCGAGCTGCGGGACATCGGCGACGACTACGTGGCGATCGCGGGCGCCGCGGCCCGGCTGGCGGCCGAGCGCAGCTCCACCGAGGACATCGCCCGCCTCCAGCTCGCCGCGGAGGACATGGACGGCGCGGCCGGCACCGCCGCCGCCCGCGCCGAGCGGCAGTTCCACCTGGAGGTCGCCGCCGCGTCCCAGTCCCCGCGCCTCACGCACCAGGAGATCCGGTTGCAGAGCGAACAAGGCGCGCTGCTGTGGCTGCCGCTCGGACACCACGATCCGGTGACAGCGTGCACCGAGCACCGGGCGATCGCCGCGGCGATCGCCCAGGCCGACGGCGAACTCGCCCGCAAGCTGACCGAGCAGCACATCCTGGACACCATCGACCGATTGGGTGAGGTGCATCTTGACCTACTCGGGTCCTAA
- a CDS encoding gamma-aminobutyraldehyde dehydrogenase: MHQLKHFIDGEPADSADGAVAEIIDPVTGRPYCTAPVGGAQDVDRALRAAARAFEQWRETTPGDRQLALLKIADAVESHAEEIVRVESANTGKPLAVTTAEEIPMITDQLRFFAGVARALEGRAAGEYLTGHTSYVRREPIGVCAQVTPWNYPLLMAIWKIAPALAAGNTVVLKPSDTTPASTVLLAEIAAEFLPPGVLNVVCGDRATGRALVEHDIPAMVSITGSVRAGIEVAGSAAADLKRVHLELGGKAPVIVFPDADIDNAAETIAGAGFFNAGQDCTAATRVLVHDDVHDEFVAALTRHAEATKTGLPDDPDVLYGPLNSSAHLAKVAGFIERLPAHATVHTGGKRARDEGFFFEPTVVSGVRQDDEISQNEVFGPVITVQRFSGDDDALAAANGVEYGLASSIWTADHRRAMRLSAKLDFGCVWINTHIPLVAEMPHGGFKKSGYGKDLSLYGLEDYTRVKHVMTAW; encoded by the coding sequence GTGCACCAGCTGAAGCACTTCATCGACGGCGAACCCGCGGATTCCGCGGACGGCGCCGTCGCCGAGATCATCGATCCGGTCACCGGACGGCCGTACTGCACCGCGCCGGTCGGCGGCGCGCAGGACGTGGACCGCGCCCTGCGCGCGGCGGCCCGGGCCTTCGAGCAGTGGCGCGAGACCACGCCCGGCGATCGCCAGCTCGCGTTGCTGAAGATCGCCGACGCGGTCGAGAGCCATGCCGAGGAGATCGTCCGCGTCGAGTCGGCGAACACCGGCAAGCCGCTGGCCGTGACCACGGCCGAGGAGATCCCGATGATCACCGACCAGCTGCGGTTCTTCGCTGGCGTCGCCCGCGCGCTCGAAGGCCGTGCCGCGGGGGAGTACCTGACCGGGCACACGTCGTACGTCCGGCGCGAGCCGATCGGCGTGTGCGCGCAGGTCACGCCGTGGAACTACCCGCTGCTGATGGCGATCTGGAAGATCGCGCCCGCGCTGGCCGCCGGGAACACGGTGGTGCTCAAGCCGTCCGACACGACCCCGGCGTCCACTGTGCTCCTCGCCGAGATCGCGGCGGAGTTCCTGCCGCCGGGCGTGCTCAACGTGGTGTGCGGGGACCGGGCGACCGGCCGGGCGCTGGTGGAGCACGACATCCCGGCGATGGTGTCGATCACCGGCTCGGTCCGGGCAGGCATCGAGGTCGCCGGTTCGGCGGCCGCCGATCTCAAGCGCGTGCACCTGGAACTGGGCGGCAAGGCGCCGGTGATCGTCTTCCCGGACGCCGACATCGACAACGCGGCCGAAACCATCGCGGGCGCCGGCTTCTTCAACGCGGGCCAGGACTGTACGGCCGCCACCCGCGTGCTGGTCCACGATGACGTGCACGACGAGTTCGTGGCCGCCCTGACCCGGCACGCGGAGGCGACGAAAACCGGTCTGCCGGACGACCCGGACGTGCTCTACGGGCCGCTCAACAGCTCTGCGCACCTCGCGAAGGTCGCCGGGTTCATCGAGCGGCTGCCCGCGCACGCGACCGTCCACACCGGCGGCAAGCGCGCCCGCGACGAGGGTTTCTTCTTCGAACCCACCGTGGTCTCCGGCGTCCGGCAGGACGACGAGATCTCGCAGAACGAGGTGTTCGGCCCGGTCATCACGGTGCAGCGGTTCAGCGGCGACGACGACGCGCTGGCCGCCGCCAACGGCGTCGAGTACGGGCTCGCCTCGTCGATCTGGACCGCCGACCACCGCCGCGCGATGCGCCTGTCCGCGAAGCTCGACTTCGGCTGCGTGTGGATCAACACGCACATCCCGCTCGTGGCCGAGATGCCACATGGCGGGTTCAAGAAGTCCGGCTACGGCAAGGACCTCTCGCTGTACGGACTCGAGGACTACACGCGCGTCAAGCACGTCATGACGGCCTGGTGA